The Naumovozyma dairenensis CBS 421 chromosome 1, complete genome genomic interval CGATGACGGTACAATAGATTTTTCAGATCAAGGAATAGAGTCATTCTCatcaatgatgatgacgaatGACCAAATTGGACACTTACTGGATGAACTGAAAGAGTATAGGAGGAAAAATGAACAAAGTAATGCAGCTGTTGATATGCTGGATAGGAAACTTCACATATTTAAAACATATTCGACGAAAATAAGATCCGCATTCCAAGACTATGTAAAGAAGAACCATGAGACAGAAAGTGTAGACAGAAAACATTTACTCCTACctaaaaggaaaagataTTCCACTAAGGTATTATCAACTAGATACGTATATTTAGTTAAGGGGAAACTGCAACCATCAATGAATAAAGATGAGTTCTTTCTACCTATAACGAAACTTTTTGATATGACGTCCAAATGGTACGTTTTAcagttgaaaaaatttattgattacTCAAGATTTTGCCCacatgatgatgatactgGTATACAGTTGGTATTCCCACTTCCAGAAAAGGCAAAAACAATACGGCTGTTGGAatatttatcttcttcatcattgtACTTACCAATACTGTCCATCAATTCAGATAAGTGTAAATCACTTATTGAGAAGTATTATAATTTCGAGGAATCAAATCTTACTATTGAAGAATCATTTCTCCTAAACGTTTGTTTATGCAACGGTGTTACTGCTGCAAGAGAAGTATCTTCCACGGAATGTTATCGGTTGagaaaagataataattgCCCTTTAAAGGATGAAGTATTTCGAATTGAAACTCAATGTTTTTTAAACGCGATATCTTActatcatcaatattacAGTTGTTCATATAATTCGATTTCCATGCAATCTCTTAGATCACTCTTAATGTTTGTGGAATATATACGAATTAATATGAGTTTTGAATTGGCAGCcccatttttatttacgGCGATCAATATAGCTGTTCGATTGGGTCTCAATTCAGAAtcttattataaaaatatgaatttaGAATCGTTCCAAGAGGCCAGAATGCTATGGGATTATTGTCGTAGACTGGACAATTTATTCGCATTCGCTTTAACTAAGAATCCTGTCATTGGACATGATTGGTTCAATATttcagatgaagaatattacctcaaaatattcaaaatcataTCATCTCATTCTTCATCCTCCGCATCAAAAAGAGCACTCGAGGTAACCGCTAAggacgatgatgatgatgatgatggaaCTCAAATAACACAACTGATTAAAATCATTGCTAATGACCCGAGTAATGTTTCTATAGTCTTAGATTATTATATGTCAAGGCTTATAGAGATAGAATCGAACATAAACAAAGTTTGTTTTGCCTTAAAAAGTTGTCATAATAAAccatttgatgaaattttggATAATGTTTGTAAATTGAACGACGATCTTAAGCAATGGCAAGAAAATTTACATCCATATATGAAAATTGAATGTTACGAGAAATATTTGTCATTATTGTTCTCACAAGAATCGTTAACGGATACTACGAAAGCGTTTGAATTTACTAGTTGTTACGTTTTAAGATGTAACTTCCAATTACTATAtctgaaaataattttagGTTCATTTGctgttaattttttaaatgataataaaaatctGTTTGAGCATTCGCTAGGTTATAATATTCCtgaatttcttcaaaaagCTACAGATTCCATTAAGGATTCTAGCATAGAAATGTTGAGATTATTCTTAAAGACCGATTTTCAAACATACATTTACAGagagatattatattatctaCTTACTGGGATATTTTCACTATTGTTCCATGCtatcaaaaatatagaCGATCCTGACAAATTAGATATAGTATATGTAATTGAATTGTTGGAGAAATGCCATGTCCATCTTCTTGGAGAAGGAGAGGAACTTTTAGAGTGTCGCAACATAAATTGGACTACAGCTTTGGCATTTTTCACGTTTCTGATGAATCTCGTTAGCAGTTATTTCACCGAAAAAAATCctcaattcaataatgtaTTCAATTACAATAGTAATTACTATTCAACCTTTTTAgagaaattaattaatatctGCAATAATATTGGAATGGAGAACTCCCAGATCCTATCCAAATGTTTGAAACCCAAGAATGCGAATGATGACGAGAGAAAACTTGATATCTTTAAAGACATACAAAATTCAACATTACCTGATTTCAAGAAGTACCTTTCGGCAGATGATACACCGCAAAAACAGGAATATGGTTATAGATTTTTGGATAGTACGTTCTTTTACGATCGTGATTTCAAACTTCAAGATTTGTTACAAAAAAACGATTACCATTATGCAAATCTTATATGAAAGCTACTGATAGAGACCGTCCAAAGAGACATCGACGTGATATACGAGTAAAATTTTCCCCTTACTCCATACATATGAATACCATCATTGATAGATCGCCATATTGAGCTAAAtatgtacatatatatatatattctatacTCAATATTAATCTTTTACTTTGTGCCGGTAAAGCCTGGGATTTCCGAAGTAAAGAATTCGTCTATGAATCTGTTTGGTTCATCGATACCTACTTGATCTAATTTACTTAAGTCATCATCTGTTAATTTTGCAAAGGAAACGTTTGCTGCAATTCTTTTTGGATTCAAGGATCTTGGAAGAACCACGTTACCCTTTGAGATATGGTATGAAGTTAAGATATCAGCTGGTTCcactttatattttttagcTAAATCTTGTACACTTTTGatcttcaaatttggaGCGCCATCTGAACCTAGGGGAGAGTATGCAGTCAACAAGATAGCATGATCATGACAGAACTTGTTTAGTTCTAATTGAGGAAGATGAGGATGTACCTCAACTTGATTAATGGCAGGAGTAACTTTacattctttaaataatctttccaaatattcaattggaTAATTTGAAACACCGATGGCCCTCACGCGGTTATCCTTTGGATccaaataaattttctcCAAGGCCTTGTAGGTAAATAACCAGTCTGCatctttttcaaacaatGCATTACCATCTTTATCCCTTGGTAAACCAATGATATTTCCCTGGGAATTTTCAACCTTTTGGAAACAAACTGGCCAATGTTGTAAAACCAAATCAACATAATCAATTCctaaatctttcaaagattGGTCGATAGAATCACTTGGATTATTCCAAAATGTCGGCCAAACCTTAGttgtaataaataattcttctcTCTTAATTTCAGCACTTTCAAACAATTCCTTTAAAGCTTGACCAATGTATGGTTCCgttttataaaaatatgcAGTATCAATGTGCCTATAACCAGCTCTTATGGCAGCTTTGACAGCTTCCTTAGTTTCAGGATATCTATCCTTAGGAGACGCAGTACCCAACCCAATTGCTGGTATTCTTGTACCGTTGTTTAAATTGAAGTAGATTTCAGTGGAAGTTGGATGGGTCATTATGTGGATGTCCTATtaattatttgtttgtcATCACAATGGCCATCTAAGGAAGGGTGAAAGTTGTACGTAGAGAATAAAAAGCCATTGTTGCCTTTATATacaattattttatttcaacATCCGAAACCAGAATACTTAcgtatttaatttttcagagGACATACGTACCATCTCGAGAAAACcccttttttcttctttttcccTTCTTGTGCGGCTTCTTTTTAGCATTTGTCCTTGTTATTGTTTTCCTATATTAAATGTCAAATGCGGAGTATCTTTTAGACATAATTTTACATTGGTGCGGAGCGGATATACAAGGAGCCGCACGGAGAAGAGGGGCGAACAACAGAGATTATGtaaaaacaaattaatCCCGTTAAAGAAAGTTAACCTACTAAAATTGATGAATCTATTCTATAGGTTCTGTAGCAATGAACTTGAACTTAGAGTATGTCTTATACGGTATAACTTATACCTCCTTGACCAATACTTGATTAAAGGTTAGGTACATACCGTCATTGTATCGCCTATGTCATAGCATGTCTCcccaaaaaaaatacaagtTTCAAGTAACCAACAACTAACTATACTACTGTGCTATGTCGTCTGCTTCAAGAACTGTAACTATTTACATAACGCCCTTTTGATGAAGTAATGCAATTAATCTATATTGTCTATAGGTTGTAACAAACTGTGGTacttcttttcttatttttaatgctttttttataaaaatttcaCGAGTATCCTCCTTACGTAATTTAGCTAAGTATACAAACTCTATTCAAAACCGAAAAAAAAGTACCCTTTCCCTTAATATTCAACTTTTGGACCTTTAGTATTCCATCCGAAGGACTGCATATTAGTAGTATCTGTTGCATCGATAGGAACTGCTTCTGAACTTCGTGTTTGATCTTCATTAGCATGTTTTTGCACTATACTCCCCTTGCTACTACTTCTACTTCTTGATTTCGTGCGATcaacatttttcaaataagaTATACAGTTATTTTTATTGCGCAATTCAGTCcttaaagaaaatagtTGGTTCGTTAAAAATGTATTCGATGTTTCCATTTGAACAAATTGTGcaattatttctttgaaaaaattatttacaaCTTCATGTCGataaaattgttgaatatctttaatCATTCTATTAACTTGAGAATCATCAGGGCATTCACTTTTAATTAAGGAATCGGTGTAAAATAACCTCTTCAAGTAAATATCAAACTGGTTTATTGTAATGCTAGTAAGTATACCTCCAAATGAACGCCTCAATTCACACAAAAAATCTAATGACTCTGTTTTGTAGCAGTctgatattttcttatttttcctAAACGCCGTTAGTTTCCCTTCATATTTATCAATTGCTTTGGCTAATAATAGGttcttattcttttcaGTAAAAAGTAATTCTTCCAAATATGTAGCACTATGTGGTTCTTTCCCATTAGTTGAATTATTCTCTAATTGTTCAGTGTCCGTATTagctttatttttcttcaaagaaatttcaagatgagtttcttcatctgttttaaatttatcttGTTTTAGATCACTCTGCATTAAATGGTTTCTTTCAAGAATAAGGTTATTTTTCCTCTCCacttctttcttcaaagtCGAATTCATGGTAATCTTGTCGGCTATATCTCTTTCtactttcttcaattggtCATTTTTATCCTTTAAAGTTGACTTCaacttttccttttctctAGCTccttctttaattaatttcaataattcagAGCTCAATTGATATAATGTAATATTAGTTAAATGATCTTCAACGTGTTCAGCATTGCCTATAGTGCACAAATTCCAAACGGcttggaaatttttcaatgtttcagattttttatcaattatttgTGCATCTGTAGATATTTCAAGTCgagatatatattcatttggtgtttcaaaaacaaatttGTATGGGTTTGGAACGAgcaatttttctttttcttgaaCATCTTCTATTGGTGTCAATGGGGAAATTTCTTCGTCTGTATTCCCGTTCTCAGCTATACCTTTGATTTCATCCTTAAACTCTGATACAGGTTCTGATTCAAAATCTGATTGTGTTGTGTCGTCACTTTCGCTTCTTGTTTCAGTTTCATTTTCACTTTGACTTTCTATTTCGTTTTCAAGATTGCTTACGGATTCATTAGTACCAAATGTATCAGTAGTAGTTTCGTTATCAGTAAGATCTTCCTGATTtaacaatttctttaagTTTTTTCTTGCAGTTTCAGCCAATTCAATGGAACTTGTTCCAGCATTCAG includes:
- the ARA1 gene encoding D-arabinose 1-dehydrogenase (NAD(P)(+)) ARA1 (similar to Saccharomyces cerevisiae ARA1 (YBR149W); ancestral locus Anc_3.108), with translation MTHPTSTEIYFNLNNGTRIPAIGLGTASPKDRYPETKEAVKAAIRAGYRHIDTAYFYKTEPYIGQALKELFESAEIKREELFITTKVWPTFWNNPSDSIDQSLKDLGIDYVDLVLQHWPVCFQKVENSQGNIIGLPRDKDGNALFEKDADWLFTYKALEKIYLDPKDNRVRAIGVSNYPIEYLERLFKECKVTPAINQVEVHPHLPQLELNKFCHDHAILLTAYSPLGSDGAPNLKIKSVQDLAKKYKVEPADILTSYHISKGNVVLPRSLNPKRIAANVSFAKLTDDDLSKLDQVGIDEPNRFIDEFFTSEIPGFTGTK
- the YSW1 gene encoding Ysw1p (similar to Saccharomyces cerevisiae SPO21 (YOL091W) and YSW1 (YBR148W); ancestral locus Anc_3.106), translating into MPALSPTEHIEELLFKTDIPELALSSSSIQSPGQEQDHGEELSSATSQFTFSDTIDDHNNGNNINDNSNNKNNDTKQKGSPRQWFFKSFHQKSNNNNSSSSSLFSSSPLKKENKKDFNEVENVQNGTIQKDSKPILRGRRSFRSHFKRENNNSTNDDSSNQIEVAKNHFWNWKTSNSSIKKDDNITEFSKSTSNKERLANELLGTLSSKTYSNTSKGKGDDSTFLNAGTSSIELAETARKNLKKLLNQEDLTDNETTTDTFGTNESVSNLENEIESQSENETETRSESDDTTQSDFESEPVSEFKDEIKGIAENGNTDEEISPLTPIEDVQEKEKLLVPNPYKFVFETPNEYISRLEISTDAQIIDKKSETLKNFQAVWNLCTIGNAEHVEDHLTNITLYQLSSELLKLIKEGAREKEKLKSTLKDKNDQLKKVERDIADKITMNSTLKKEVERKNNLILERNHLMQSDLKQDKFKTDEETHLEISLKKNKANTDTEQLENNSTNGKEPHSATYLEELLFTEKNKNLLLAKAIDKYEGKLTAFRKNKKISDCYKTESLDFLCELRRSFGGILTSITINQFDIYLKRLFYTDSLIKSECPDDSQVNRMIKDIQQFYRHEVVNNFFKEIIAQFVQMETSNTFLTNQLFSLRTELRNKNNCISYLKNVDRTKSRSRSSSKGSIVQKHANEDQTRSSEAVPIDATDTTNMQSFGWNTKGPKVEY
- the TBS1 gene encoding Tbs1p (similar to Saccharomyces cerevisiae TBS1 (YBR150C) and HAL9 (YOL089C); ancestral locus Anc_3.109) codes for the protein MDQRMHAQAFAGFEQTTQEPQSWSQPQRHAMGNGHGNVPVMPSPIPNIAMHTGNFNNDIPYGQTSRVIPGTGFTSLNMTPSHFPLQNTNQQQLPLPLVNDIDRNIAPSFRFGSISPTSFISNNNNSSNSSTATTTNNTNTPSSPFGFPKKRGTRACDYCRKRKIKCSAVDPKTKKCPNCDKNNMKCTFKFHMELEKKKRLKDAEFYDDGTIDFSDQGIESFSSMMMTNDQIGHLLDELKEYRRKNEQSNAAVDMLDRKLHIFKTYSTKIRSAFQDYVKKNHETESVDRKHLLLPKRKRYSTKVLSTRYVYLVKGKLQPSMNKDEFFLPITKLFDMTSKWYVLQLKKFIDYSRFCPHDDDTGIQLVFPLPEKAKTIRLLEYLSSSSLYLPILSINSDKCKSLIEKYYNFEESNLTIEESFLLNVCLCNGVTAAREVSSTECYRLRKDNNCPLKDEVFRIETQCFLNAISYYHQYYSCSYNSISMQSLRSLLMFVEYIRINMSFELAAPFLFTAINIAVRLGLNSESYYKNMNLESFQEARMLWDYCRRLDNLFAFALTKNPVIGHDWFNISDEEYYLKIFKIISSHSSSSASKRALEVTAKDDDDDDDGTQITQLIKIIANDPSNVSIVLDYYMSRLIEIESNINKVCFALKSCHNKPFDEILDNVCKLNDDLKQWQENLHPYMKIECYEKYLSLLFSQESLTDTTKAFEFTSCYVLRCNFQLLYLKIILGSFAVNFLNDNKNLFEHSLGYNIPEFLQKATDSIKDSSIEMLRLFLKTDFQTYIYREILYYLLTGIFSLLFHAIKNIDDPDKLDIVYVIELLEKCHVHLLGEGEELLECRNINWTTALAFFTFLMNLVSSYFTEKNPQFNNVFNYNSNYYSTFLEKLINICNNIGMENSQILSKCLKPKNANDDERKLDIFKDIQNSTLPDFKKYLSADDTPQKQEYGYRFLDSTFFYDRDFKLQDLLQKNDYHYANLI